Within the Candidatus Woesearchaeota archaeon genome, the region TATGATGTTTTGCTTTCTAAATTTAAAGATGAAAGCACAATTATTGCTGAAATGTATAAAAACATAGTTGTAGATTGGGATAATGAATCTTTAAAAATAAGAAATTATGATTCTCCTATTCAAGTAAGAAATAAATCTAATCAAGTTTCTGATGAGACTGTTAAAGCTCTTATCGATACTGTGAGAAAAAATGTTCATGTTTTTCAGGAATATTTTAAGTTAAAATATGAATTGAATAAGCGTTTAGGTGATACATATGCTTATTCAAGGTATCATGTGTATGCTCCTGTTAAATCTTCTGAAGAAAAAAATTATTCTTATGAAGATGCAAAAAGTATAGTTTTGGAGTTATTTAAGTCATTTGATGAGGAGTTTTTTTTAAATGCTAAAAAAATTTTTGATATGAATCATGTTCATAGTCATCCAGCGCCCTACAAGAGGAGTGGTGCTTTTTGTTCTAGCCCTTTTCCAGATATGGAACCTTATATTTTGTTGAATCATACTGGTAAATTAAGAGATGTTTATACTATGGCTCATGAATTTGGACATGGTATTCACGGCATTTTTGCTTCTGATCAGAATTTTATGAATTATGATGAGCCTTTAGTGATGGCTGAAACAGCTTCTGTATTTGCTGAGATGTTATTGACAGAAAAATTGTTGAAAGATGTTTCTTCAGATAGGGAAAAAATAGCCATTTTGGCACGGCAACTCCATGATGAATATGCGACTATTTTAAGACAAGTTTATTTTTGTGTTTTTGAAATATTTGCTCATGATAATATTAAATCCGGGTTGACTAAGGATGAAATCGATAAAAAATATTACGCTTTGTTAAAGGAGCAGTTTGGGGATATGCAAATTCCTGAAAAATTTAAACATGAATGGAA harbors:
- a CDS encoding M3 family oligoendopeptidase, which produces MEEKKNIWDLSHLLNGLSKEEIEKNIMNLSSQIKGLRDSLSDDILPSDLLEIIRKKEALGVFMRRLNTHLSMRFSENTKDPDVLAYNVKLSQLFTDIQNDTMFFSLWFMNLSDSVATKLMNSNELKDYKYYLSRIREEKIHTMSEEVEKIINIKSETGGDVFADLYDLFTSSFRFEAFGKKDLVIEEITSNFQDYNPEIREEAYDVLLSKFKDESTIIAEMYKNIVVDWDNESLKIRNYDSPIQVRNKSNQVSDETVKALIDTVRKNVHVFQEYFKLKYELNKRLGDTYAYSRYHVYAPVKSSEEKNYSYEDAKSIVLELFKSFDEEFFLNAKKIFDMNHVHSHPAPYKRSGAFCSSPFPDMEPYILLNHTGKLRDVYTMAHEFGHGIHGIFASDQNFMNYDEPLVMAETASVFAEMLLTEKLLKDVSSDREKIAILARQLHDEYATILRQVYFCVFEIFAHDNIKSGLTKDEIDKKYYALLKEQFGDMQIPEKFKHEWNYIPHIHHTPFYVYAYAWGNLMVLSLYKMYKEQGDAFIPKYKDILRAGGSDAPENILKRAGIDIASEGFWQKGMDQIKEQISLLKKLSEKI